The Ictalurus punctatus breed USDA103 chromosome 17, Coco_2.0, whole genome shotgun sequence sequence tttcttcttctattaaATGGCATTGTAACTGCACTAGAAATGTCCATGTAACATTTGAGCTGCATTTTACCATTAATTTATGAGAATAACGAAAATACACCAGCCAACAAATAAGCACCAGAGTTGCTAAGAGTATCAAAAATATTTCAGTAGAAACTTTTAAAGTATTTCAGGGCCATTCTTGTAGTGATTGGATTTATGACGGCATCAGGACTGAACTGATATATGGAAtaaaatttgtgccaaaagtattggatgaacaaaaaagtttatgcttattttttattatttgtgtctATGCatgatttgggttttttttttttataaatgtaaagtGCCTTGATTTATAAACCATTAGTgaaaatgctgtttatttgatgaCCATATTCCACTTTTGCCACTGAGTTCATTGTTTTCAGTCTGAGAgtgcttttcttctttctcattgtatatttttgttcgtttcctgaaaagttacgttcaataattttggcacaaatttaattccgtACTGGTGAAGCCTTTAAGTTGGGTTGAAAAATGCAGTGTATCTTTTTAAGATTATACTACAAGTCCTGTTACCTTTTTTGGGGAGCCCCTGCTTTAAAAgcctgctacacacacacacacacacacacatatatctgCAGAGAGGACCTTTCTAAGGTCTTTCCGCCTATTCAGGATATAAACATCCAAAGGCTATTGAGACACAAAACATATGGGCATGCAAATTCTTGTTTGGACATGCATTAAGGTCCTGAGGCTGAGGGGGGATGAGGGGGGTTGTGATGGTATGAGAggtgtctttattttttatttatttctttctttcttcttcttcttctactgtTATGTATGATTCATAGACTGAGGCAGATATGTCCTTGTACTTTGTAACACTACATGTGAGTTCTTTGCTTATCATCCTTGTAAATGCAatatttgtgagagagagaaacagacactgAGAAACAGTAGGgaggcagacagacacaaagggagagaaagatggagggagagtAACAGAATGAAGCGAGAGAAATAAATGTATCCAATGGAGgcttaaaggccttgctcaagggcaaaCAGTTCCCTACTTTGGCACTTTTCCCCTAAACACAGCACTGGTGTTGAAGCTTAAGTTGTCGCCTAATCTCTAATCCTTCTGAATGTATTGAATGTGCATAACATATTTTCTTTTGCTCAAACATTGAATGAGCACTGCTTTATTTTTGGTCATTATAAGCATAAATAATggtgctatttttaaaaataaaaagcatgttTGTGACAGGCGCAAACATCTCTACACGTGCGAGCATAATCTATCCAAACCTCTTGTGTTCACTGCGAATGACCCATTTTTCCCATTTCTGAATGAAAATAACCACATAATGCATTTTTACTAATACAGATGCATACCATGCTATTTTTCAGGGTAAAATCACATAAACATGCCTGAATATAATAAGATTGCTGTGCTTTTGCTGTTCAGCGGTTTCTTGTTTATCATGAGGATGTTCTTTGCCTCATCCTTTATCTTTCCATGTACAAGATAGCTGTCCTATTGGTCGTGTGCAGAACTGGACCACACTCCCACACTTTACATTCAGAGCTGCTATGTGGAAAAGCACAAAGCTGCTGTTCAGTCAGCACTATAACAGACCTTTCCCATCACTGAAGAGAGATTTGCTCAGCGTCGTGCCCGAGTGTCGCTAAAGTGCAGGTTCAGGCATTAGGAAGAGTGATTATCTCTCCGTCTAGACGACAGACAGGAGTCGGTATAATTTGCCTGCAGCCGTTAGTCCTTTCATGTGTCGGAGTCATTCAGGGCCTCTGAAGAGAAATGGAGTGAGCTCTTCGGTCGCTCTTTCTCGGTCTGTCCAGCTCATTATTCATCTGCTTCACCcttctctgtttatctgtcCTTTATCAGTTCTGTTTTCAATTTGAGCTCAAAGGTCCCAGCTTCTCCCTCcatttatctctctttctctttgacTTGTTTATTTTGTCCCTCTTGTTCTGTGTAAAGAGGGGGGGAAACATATAATGGTTACAGATTGTTGGAGCATCAAACCAATATGGAAATTTGAAGGTAATTAATTAGGAAAGGGTTGCGTGTCCATGGACGCCAGAGTTAAAATCCGAGGAAGACTGAAGCAGCAATCAACCGTGAAATTCCCAGGAAAACTTTTTGGAGGCTCATATACAAACAGAAAATGTAAGGAGATGAAAAGTCTCAAGTCAATGAAGGAGAAGAAACTCTAacatcatgtacacacacagtgctctgTCTCACCCAAACCTCTTTCCCATTGTGTATGTTCTCATTTCATGTTTGTTGCATTGCTCTGGACTCGGCTCTCTACGCGTCAGAGTGTCTAAATCCACACAGCTCACCTGAGGCCACCTCTTTAAGCCCCATTTCCTAGAAGCCAGCTGGTAATTGTTGAGTTTTACCCCAGGGTGTCGCAGGACAAGTGCAAGAGGAGTATGTTTGCCTCTACATGGCTCTGGTGTTTGTCTCCCACAGCTTTACTGAGCTCTGAAGGAGAGGTGTTGTTTTGAAACCCTGTGATTGAGTTTACATTTCAGCCATCCTCCTCTAACTGAGCATGAGCTACAGCATGAAACCAAGACACGGAATCACACTTCATGTCCAATGTCCTATTCATAAATACCACAAAAGCCAAATGCATATCTACAACTCTGACACTGATGTTATTCGTTTAGTGAGGAGGTTGACCAACCCCTGAAGTCCAGTTATTTTCTAAAGATTAATACAATATTGTTTtatcattataatataatagaCCTGATACCCTTATAGTTACAGGCACATAATGTTCTTTTATTATCTAATCGATGCCTTTCTGTGTTCAGTATTTTCTGAAGTTTCCATTTTTGATGTGTCTGTGGAAGATTATCCAATATGACATTGTCTATTGGGAAATGCTTATTTTAAAGAATGATTTCAAGGCTTTTgaacttatttatatatttattttttttacaaaaaaatatttattattatttattttttgatgaaAGCCAAGTGCTTGCGTGACTCTTTTCCACCTTGTCTCTTATGATTTAAACTTGAATTTTAAAATGCCacccatcagccataacattaatatcacctgcctaatattgtgtaggtcccacttgtgccaccaaaaaagctctgacccgtcgaggcatggtctccacaagacctctgaagttgtgctgtggtatctgacaccaagacattagcagcagatcattTAAGTGCTGTAAGTTGCGAAGTGGGATCATACTTTTGTCCAGctcatcccacagatgctcgaccGGATTAAGAGCTGGGGCATTTGGaggtcaagtcaacaccttgaactctttgtgatgttcctcaaaccattcctgaataatttttgcagtgtggcagggcggcAGAACAGCAGAATGTGGTATGGTCATTTATGAGCAAATCATTCTGCAGACTCAGAGTTCAGAGTAATTAGAAAACACGTTACCAGTAAACACTACCAGTAAAGGTAGGCCGATAATGTCCCAGGTTTTAAGAGTGAAAATGCTACCTGTCTCTCTTATTCTCCTTCcctgtttctctgtttctccctctctctctgtatccctGGGCCAGGACAGTAGGGAGGGGACGGAGGAGCTCCACCCGGATGAAGTGGCTCAGTGGTGGGGTGAATGGAGCAGCTGGTCAACCTGTAGCTGGACATGCGGAGGAGGCGTTCGCTCACAGGAGCGCCACTGTCTGCAGCAGAGGTTAGACGTCCAGCAAAACACGTTAACGCTTGTTTCAATGTGTCCTCATTCTTTGTTGAAATCCCGTTGGTAAAATCTCTTCCAGTTTCTGGATAATTTTATCATACTTGAATATTGTGAATAGATAAGACACAGCTCTGCATGAGGAGTTAATGAAGATGTTTTGATCACTAATGTTAAGACTGAGGCTCAGACCCGGGGGGACCCTCCGTTCTAACCTCCCCTTAGACTGGGCTTGCTATTTAGCTGTACAGGGCTTGTTACTCCTCCATCAGTCTGACCCTTTTGTGAACCTACACCTTACCCTGGTTAGCATCACCCGCCACAGCCTGTAGGTTAAAACTCCATTTCCTTTTGGAAATGGAGTTTTAAATGGCCCTGATAGCGCAATGCAATTACATTTTGTCAAGCCCAGGCTTCATAACAGTTGCAATCTGCTTTCGCTTCCAGAGACGTCTACAGTTTACCACCCTATACACTTGTTAAAGTTGGAATACTGCACTTTAAGAAAATGGTCCTGACCTTTATTGAAGATACTTACTTGTGTTGTACCAGTTACTGAACCTAAACTGAGTGTAATGAGTACAGAGCCTTGTGGgatttttgttgatatttttccacagaaaagcTGAGTAAATATCAGATATGAGAAATGTCCTCCAATACTAATTATGccatccattttttatttatttatacatttacatttattcatttagcagacgcttttatccaaagcgacttacaaatgaggaaatacgagCAAAATTATATCTCAAGCGGAGAAcgatacaagtagtgctaccatacaagactttttaaaattgagttctagaaaagcaaagtgcttcacggaagaggtgggtctttagctgttttttgaaaatagtgacagattctgtggtcccggaggttggaagttcattccaccactgagggacagttagtgtgaaggttctggagtaggcactactaagcgtcggtcattaaTTGATATTTATATTCATCATTTGGCAGTCTTACCTATCCAAATGGAGGTGGAATTCAATTCATTCAGGTGGAACCTTGTGTAGGTTGTGTttgaatgaatacattattaAGTGATGTGGTTGAGAGTGTTGCTGCAATATGCAATCAATACAGTTTCTCTCCTTCCCTTTTCGAACAATTTTTCGTGGTAGAAATAAGCAGCTGGCTGGCAGATCTTACAGCGAATATACCTGCTGTCTTCCCTGTCAGTATATTTTATGTCCATATTTTGATGGTAATCTCATAAAAGTGCACACTCTCATGGGACACAGTGTgcatgtggtttttttttttttttttttttttttttttttaatattattttacgTTACAGCATTTGCACACATCCTTATCCAGAACTATTTATAGACGGGCTCTATAGTCCATCATATCCATACATATCCATCAAAAATgtatcctcatgctagttcaatagggtctaagaataccatcaagcTAAAGAGAGAAGTGAGTACAGCAAGAAAGCACACAAGTCAAggattgtttttaaatattagtgCATATTTAAGTGCTTGGTATTTTAAATACCATCAGTCAAATATCTACAATCATTTAAAACCATGAAAATGATGGTCATGTATTCATCATTTTCATTAACTGCACAATTTGAATTGAGAGACCGTTCATGAAAGCTGTAGGTGTAAATTGGCCCTTTAGTATTGTCTGATGTGGTGTTTGTTCTGTACAGAcaattaaatgtgtgttttagttAATATTTTGGTGAAGTAGCCTATTTCTGGATGGAGATAAATAGTGAACATTAGACCACCAAATGTGGTTGTGAGGAATGGGATAGAACTTATAAGGCTGTGATTGCCAGGAAAATCTACCCCAACCCCCCCGGTTAATCACGCATTTGTTCATTTGCTAATTCTCACTCACTAGTATCACGCAACAGTTACCATCCAGGGAGGGTGAGGGCTAGCaagtgcttcctctgagacacgtgaagcctgCTAACACCTCTTTTCAAGCTACAGCTCATGCGACGTCACAGGGCAACTGAACACACTCGCACAGGAAAATGTCCACGGTTGGTTTGTGTCACTATGATTGACAGACGGGAAACTAATACCATCCTTCCTACCCCGAGAAGACAGTCAGTTTTGACCTTTTGGACATgcggacatttttttttttttggagtcaaatatgcgattttttttttttttgaagattggATGAAGaattttctgttgcaccactcaggaGCCCTGGAAAGTACAGTCTTATTTCCGTATCTGCACTAATAGGGGTCTTGGTAAATGGTATTGGTCATTTTTGGACCAAAATAGGTTTGAAAATCCCACTGTGTCATTGATTTTGAATGTTGCAAAGCtggaaatacttttttcctcaaCACATAGTTGGTCTTGCTCTGCACAATTGTGGGAGCTTCATTAGAAGGTTTGGCCCAAAGTTTAAGGATGGAAATGTACATTGGAAGTTATATAGATGATGGTATATAGTTCCAATTTGATTTCTATGTTTAATTGAGGTGACTGTATGATGATTGTATACCTGATATTAAAACTGGCAGGTATAAAGTTTTCCCTAAACTTTGGACATCATAAATGTCTTTGCTGGCCATAAAAGACCATGCGTTATTAGCAAGAAGCGAGAGATTTCTCCTCTTATAACCCCCAGGATGAGAGAAATTGTATGTCTATGGGCCATTAATTAACCAAATCACCGGCCCACATGACACCAGCAATACTGTCCAGACAAACATACTTATAAAATGCCTTTTAGAGCAAATGGGCGGCCGCTTGAGGAAGATTCCTCTGAAGATAAGGGCTCATGTTGAGCTAGGCCAGCTGGCCCCCATTAGCACTCccctgtgtgagagagagtgagtgagtgagtgcgtgtgtgtgtatgtgtgcatgctgGGGAGGGGGATCTCAGTGGTGAAACAGAAAGATGAGGAGGAGGCCCATCTGGAGTAGGCTGAAAGGGGCGACCAAGCCTGGGAAAGTCGCACATGTGTAAGCCAGGTAGTCTCTCATGAAAGGAGCGGCGTAGAATGCATCAGAtacagactgtctgatgcaagaTGGCATGGAGGCTAGCAAATAAGTTAAGGATTGATTTAGTTCCGGAGGGaagaataaaaatgatttaatactACATATTGCACAATAATGTGTTAACGTTATTGCAGACtgtgttcaataaataaataaataaataaataaaaaaaccctgcCATGAATATTTGCACATGCGTGAAAAAATGCTTTCAGTGCCCTAAATCAAGTCTTCCTGTATAATCAGCAGTGCATCTACACCATGCATGAGGTTAAGTACAACTATAGCTTTTAAGGCTATCAGAGTTACAGGTGtgtgacaaattaaagagaaaaaaacaacaacataaagtgTGTTACTAAAGTGTTGGTCCACTATGAGTTGCtatgagaacagctttaatgTGCATTaatgtgcatttgttttctaACACATTTCAGTGTGGGAactgcatactgtatatgtggtcttgtgcgtgtatgtgtgtgtgtgtgtgtgtgtgtgtgtgtgtgtgtgtgttggctttGGTGTATCTCAGCATAATCTCTCTCACctctgtgtgtgagaaagcTGCAGCGACTTTATTCTGCAGTGAGGGCTCCAGCTCGCTCAAACGTCTTTTCTTCTCCAGGTGATGGTGGTCACGTGAGTCCTTCCcttgctctttctctcctttcacGCTCCCTTGCTCCTTTGTCACATTTCTGGAAAATGACTGGAAGGAAAAGATTTGCTCAGCAGTGGTCCAGGGTGAAAACATATTGAACTCGAATGCCCTTTATCTGATGCCAATAGAGAGGAGTCGAGGGGTAATTCTTAACATGCATTCTTCTTCAAAACCTAAAATGGGTTGCAGTCTGTTCCACACATTGTTCTATCTTACTCCAAATGTAGTCATTCAACcaagatgtacagtatgttcagTAACTCACAATCTCTTGTTATACCACAGGACTGTTGAATTCAGATTTGGTTTGGTttaaattttctgtaacagcagctcagacagtcATGTTTTATTGCTCATTTAGCAACTGTGAAgccatgtactgtatgtaaaaacCATCAGACACCTAATATGTCTaatatattcaatatttttgaCATATGTGTGCAAATTTCATTTTTAGCTACGTATATTATTCCGTTTACGTTGTTCTAAACTGATTCTGTTCAACCATCCATTCAGTTGGATGTGTATATTTTGCACATATATTTATAGTCTAGTTTATCTGTAAATCTGCACTTATAGCCTTATGCATACTGTTCATTGTACTCAGTACAcctgtacagtatatttgaAAGTCTATTTGAGTTATTTCACctgctatttttatttctatatttctgtcctACCCTTATTTTCATGCAAGCTACTCCAACTAATCAgtcaattaaaataaagtgttactaATCTCTGGTAAAAGATCTCACAATGGAGAAGATTGGAGAACATTTACCTTTTCTATGTTTTCCACACGTGCCAGGAGTTTAGTGGTGACTGAGTGCAATTTTAGCAGATCCATCCCATACAAAGCCCCCTCGAGCAAGTCCATGATGGTGGAAAGCTGTTAAAGGAACATTCTCTGGTCAAAAGAAACCCCATGATGTAGAAACAACCAGCTGGCTTTAAAGTAATGGTTTAAGAGAAAATCAGTTTGCACAATTTCCCCGTAAACCCAAATGTATCAGATCAGACAAGATATGtatgtttggtgtctgaagtttgcttccTTTAGTAGTAATGGGAGTCAGTCTCACTCAAAAACAGTACTTATGTGTGATCACGGTTTAGAACACAGTGTGACTTACATGTTTATCTTTAAACACTAACAAAACTTGTATAGCTGTATAGCTGAACACTATGACATGGTGACTGGAATCACTACTGTATATTCCTTAGTACAGATTCATATATTCCAATCCCAGGCTCCGCCCTCCACATTTTGAAGGTGCACTTGTACCAGGTTTTACAGATAAAGTAATAACACAGCTTCTCTTTGATCCTCGTTATAAATACAGATGATCTCTGCTATTCCACTAAactctttcttttaaaataagaatATGGGCGTGTATTTATGAAAACGTCTTTCATTACTTATCCGTTACACTATCCAGTGCAAAACTATAGCCTGAATGCCTTAGCGCCATTTGTTTTGAGTGGAACGTGTATATTTAATTTTCAAAGAAGCAGCTGCAAtgagtgcaatgcaaaaaagaCCACACAAGCAGCCCTGAAAACTTGAGAAggtcaaaaatacattttgttccTCCTATTTACCTTGACATCATCTTTCCCAGCCTCTTGGAGCTTCTTAAACCTGAAGTCTCCTTCGCAGGGATTGAGGGCAGATGGAGGGGCGATGCATGCACACTTCTTACAATTGGGTCCTGAGGTCACTGTCTCCACTGTGTAGAAATCCTCAAGCTTTCCAGTCCCTTCTTCAATACGCCTGCAGGCGCTCCTGCTCAAAGGCCTGACCACACATTTACAGCGGCAATCCGGGCCCTCTGAGAGAGTCTTCACTTTGTCATAGTCACCTAGGAGCTGAAGGGTTAAGCCAACAGTGTTAGATTAAGAAGTCCAGAATAGATATGAGTCACTGTGAACTGGTGTGAACCTTAATATTCTCTTTATGTTGCCTTCACACTGAGTAATGTACTGAAAGTTGAAATGATATGCATGAATCTGTCATTTTATGCATCCAtggtagtttttatttttgtagcaCCTCAACCAAAATGTGGTGGATTTGGACAGAGAAACATGGAAACTTTGTGGaagacacacacatttctttgaCTAGTTTCTTAAAGTAGTGCCTTAACAGTACATAGATTAAAGGAGAAAACTGGAACTGCTGTGTTTCCTGCCCTAACAGATCAGTTTAATGACACATTGCTTGAGCAGTGATAGAGCATGAAATTATTACTGTTGAAAAAGCAATAAAGCAATATAGTTTGATCAAACTGTTGCAGATTGAGTAAACATATCCAGTATTTTGCAGGCATTAACTGAATTTGCTTTTGCAGGACTTTGTAGTACAATATTTTGTGGTGTGGTGCATTTTTCTAACAGATCTACTTTAACATCATAAAGAGCTTGACCTCTGGTTTGTGCCATAAAACACCAAAGTATGCAAAGTGTCTCCATGGGTAAGGCAGACCAGACAATAGGCAATTTTCTCATTTAAAGACAGCAATTTCTGCACTCAAAGGAAACAAAATGGTGTACAcccaaactgttttttttgttgtttgtttgtttgtttgtttgaaaatccagattttttttagctttgctTGTGCATACCTCAATACCTTGGAGAAATCTTTCCAAACTTTTAAACCTTTACCTTATTTGATACACTGCTGCCACAGTAATCTCTATCACCTGGCCTTCAGCAG is a genomic window containing:
- the LOC128635286 gene encoding olfactomedin-like protein 2B → MMMLSLRLLLLAWSGTLCFVPLAWTGVMESLSQQNQVFSEEFEDAQLEEEVDNQENVLTQLLGDYDKVKTLSEGPDCRCKCVVRPLSRSACRRIEEGTGKLEDFYTVETVTSGPNCKKCACIAPPSALNPCEGDFRFKKLQEAGKDDVKLSTIMDLLEGALYGMDLLKLHSVTTKLLARVENIEKSFSRNVTKEQGSVKGEKEQGKDSRDHHHLEKKRRLSELEPSLQNKVAAAFSHTEVREIMLRYTKANTHTHTHTHTHTHIHAQDHIYSMQFPH